Within Acidobacteriota bacterium, the genomic segment CGTCGTCGGGGGCCAGAATCAGCAGCCGCTCCACCAGATTCTTCAGCTCGCGGATATTGCCCTTCCACGGCAGGGATTTGAGATAGGCCAGGGCCTCCGGAGAGAATTCCTTGGCCCTGTAATTGTTGGCGTTGGCGTAGCGCCGGACGAAGTAGTCCACCAGCAGCGGGACGTCCTCCAAGCGCTCCCGCAACGGCGGGGTGCGGATGGGTACCACGTTGAGGCGGTAGAAGAGATCCTCCCGGAAGCGGCCCTCGGCGATCTCCTCCTCTAGATTGCGGTGGGTGGCCGCTACTACCCGCACGTCCACCCGGATGGAGCTGCCGGCGCCCACGGGCTCCACCTCGCCGTTCTGCAGCACCCGTAGCACCTTGGCCTGGGTGCGCTGAGACATGTCGCCAATCTCGTCGAGGAAGATGGTGCCGCCGTCGGCGACGACGAATTTGCCCGCCTGCTTGCGCACGGCGCCGGTGAAGCTCCCCTTCTCGTGCCCGAAGAGCTCGGACTCGATGAGCTCGTCGGGGATGGCGGCGCAATTGACCTGCACGAAGGCCTTGTCGCTGCGCGCGCTGAGGCGGTGGATGGCTCGCGCCACCAGCTCCTTGCCGGTGCCACTCTCGCCGGTGATGAGCACCGTCGCCGGAGTCGGCGCCGCCTTCTCGATGGTCTCCTGCAACCGCCGCATGGCCGGCGAGGCACCGATGAGCTCGTCCGGCTCGTGGCGTAGGGTCTTGTTCTCCTGCTGCAGCTGGAAGCTTTCCACCGCGTTGCGCAGAGAGAGCAGCACCCGCTCCCGCTGGAGGGGCTTCTCGAAGAAGTCGAAGGCGCCGGCGCGGGTGGCCTCGACGGCGGTGCTCACGTCACCGTGGCCGGTGATCATCAGTACCGGCATGTCATAGCCCCGCTCGCGGAAGGCTTTGAGCACCTCCAGGCCGTCCATCTCGGGCATTTTGATATCCAGCAGCACCGCATCCGGCGAGCCCGCCGCCACCCGGGTCAGCGCCGCCGAACCGCCGGCGGCCTCATCCACCCGATAGCCCTCGTACTCGAGGATCATACGCAGGCTCTCCCGGATGGACTCCTCGTCGTCCACCACCAACACCGTCGCTTTATAGCTCTTGTCGCTCTTTGCCATGGCTCCAGAGGTTATCGGAAGGCATGAGGGATAGAAAGCTCCGCGGAGCCCGCCGCATACAGAACGGGCCGGCTGCCCCGCGGCGGCCGGCCCGTTGGGATCAGGAAGAGGCTCGGCCCCGTCAGGGCACCCGCACGAAGGCGAAGCGGCCCACCGGGCGGTCCAAGCGCGGGCTGACGGTGACGACATAGAGCCGCAGATAGCCGCCGGAGGTGATGCTGCCCACCGCTTCCTCGAAGCTGGAGGATCCGGTGATGGCCGTACCGTTGACCTCGGTGACCACCTGGCCCCGCCGCACGTTCTCTTCGTACAGCGGGCTGGAGGGCTCGACGGCGGTGATCCACACCCCGTCCATATCCTCCGGGATGCCGTGGGCGTCCCGAATTCCCGGGGTCAGATCCTGGTACTGGATCCCCAGCCAATCGATGCTGCCGGAATCTTCGCCGTCGTCCTCGAGGTCCGCGACCTCGGCCCCGGGACGCTCAGCGAGCTCGACGGTCTTGGTGACGGTCTCGCCACCGCGCAGAACCTCCAGCTGCACCTTGGCGCCGGGGCCCTTGCTGGAGACATAGTCGATGAGGTCGCGAGTATTCTCGATTACCCGCTCATCGGCGCGGATCACCACGTCGCCGTGGCGCAGGCCGGCTTTCTCGGCGGGGGTCCCGGAGCGCACCGAGTTGACCAGCGCACCGTTGGTGTCCTCCATACCGAAGGCCTGAGCCGATTCGTAGTCCAGGTTGGCGATGTCCAGGCCCAGATAACCGCGGCTCACCCGGCCTTCGTCCCGCAGCTGCGGCAGCACCGACTTGAGGGTGCTCACGGGCACCGCGAAGCCGATGTTCTCGGCGCCGTAGTTGATGGCGGTGGCGATGCCCACCACTTCACCGCGGAGGTTGACCAGCGGGCCACCGGAATTACCGAAGTTGATCGCCGCATCGGTCTGAATGAAGTTCTCGAAGGAGACGTCCCGGCCCAAGCCCAGGCCGCTACGGTCCTTGGCACTGACCACGCCGACGGTCACCGAGTGATCCAGGCTCAGGGGGCTGCCGATGGCCATCACCCAATCCCCCACCCGCAGGGCCTCGCTGTCGCCCAGCGCCAGGTAGGGAAACTCCGAGCCCTCGATCTGCAGCAGGGCGATGTCGGTGTCCGGATCGGTACCCTTCACCGTCGCCGGATACTCCCGCTCGTCCACCATCACCACCAGGTCGCTGGCGCCGTCCACCACGTGATTGTTGGTCACCACCAGGCCGTTGGAGCTGACCAAGAAGCCGCTACCGCCGGAGTCCTGACGGAACTCCCGAGGCTGCTGCTGCTCCGGCTGCTGTTGCTGGCGGTCCCGCGGGCCGAAAAAGAATTCGAAGGGATCGATGCCGCCACCGCGGCCGGAGGGGGCGCTTTCGAAACTGGTCGCGCGGATCGAGACCACCGCCGGGCTCACCGCCTCCGCCAGATCGGCGAAGCTGGGCACGCCGGCGGAGCCGCTGCGGGCTTCTTCGACGGTCAGCGTTTGGGGCGGCAGGTTGGAACCGATGGCCTGGGGAGTGATCTCCAAGCTGCCGGCCAGCACCATGCCGAAGACGACGGCGCCCACCAGAAGCAAACCGGTGACGAGGGGACGTTTGGACGTTGGGCTTTGCATATCGAGGTGCTCTCTCCTTGGATCGTGGCTTTGAATCTTAGCCTTGGGGATCTTGGCTTTGGCTCGTATCCTTGAATCTACAGTCGGATCAATCTCGCACAGAACTTTTGCAAACTGCCTGCCAACGGTAGCAGGTAGAAAGCCGTCGCTACGCAGGGAGTCGAGGCGAAGGCACGCTCCTCCGCCCCCTCCACCACCGCTCGAGGCTCTGCCATTTTGGCACCCGGAGGCCTGCGACGGTACCATCCGGACACGTGCAAGTTCCCTTGAAATCGGGATTCGAGGCGCGTATACTCCATTGGGTTGGCGCTCGCCTCGGGCGAGATTCGTCCCGTGCGGCATTTGTCTTGTGAGATAGAGCCTCGTGCGAGCAAGCAGGTGGGCAACCGCCCACTTTTTTTGTTGGTGTAAGGTTTTGCCGCATTCATCGGTACT encodes:
- a CDS encoding sigma-54 dependent transcriptional regulator — translated: MAKSDKSYKATVLVVDDEESIRESLRMILEYEGYRVDEAAGGSAALTRVAAGSPDAVLLDIKMPEMDGLEVLKAFRERGYDMPVLMITGHGDVSTAVEATRAGAFDFFEKPLQRERVLLSLRNAVESFQLQQENKTLRHEPDELIGASPAMRRLQETIEKAAPTPATVLITGESGTGKELVARAIHRLSARSDKAFVQVNCAAIPDELIESELFGHEKGSFTGAVRKQAGKFVVADGGTIFLDEIGDMSQRTQAKVLRVLQNGEVEPVGAGSSIRVDVRVVAATHRNLEEEIAEGRFREDLFYRLNVVPIRTPPLRERLEDVPLLVDYFVRRYANANNYRAKEFSPEALAYLKSLPWKGNIRELKNLVERLLILAPDDELSKDDVITAAGGAQPELSSALMAIKTLREFRETAERLFLLEKLDENEWNVTQTAQAIETPRSNLYKKLDQYDIQRK
- a CDS encoding trypsin-like peptidase domain-containing protein; the protein is MQSPTSKRPLVTGLLLVGAVVFGMVLAGSLEITPQAIGSNLPPQTLTVEEARSGSAGVPSFADLAEAVSPAVVSIRATSFESAPSGRGGGIDPFEFFFGPRDRQQQQPEQQQPREFRQDSGGSGFLVSSNGLVVTNNHVVDGASDLVVMVDEREYPATVKGTDPDTDIALLQIEGSEFPYLALGDSEALRVGDWVMAIGSPLSLDHSVTVGVVSAKDRSGLGLGRDVSFENFIQTDAAINFGNSGGPLVNLRGEVVGIATAINYGAENIGFAVPVSTLKSVLPQLRDEGRVSRGYLGLDIANLDYESAQAFGMEDTNGALVNSVRSGTPAEKAGLRHGDVVIRADERVIENTRDLIDYVSSKGPGAKVQLEVLRGGETVTKTVELAERPGAEVADLEDDGEDSGSIDWLGIQYQDLTPGIRDAHGIPEDMDGVWITAVEPSSPLYEENVRRGQVVTEVNGTAITGSSSFEEAVGSITSGGYLRLYVVTVSPRLDRPVGRFAFVRVP